The Balnearium lithotrophicum genome contains a region encoding:
- a CDS encoding GGDEF domain-containing protein: protein MRENVKITILKNLLEEVTKKYDYFLLQREKLLEETYKLSVTDELTGLYNRYYVLDRLENEIERALREKTSFSVVMLDLDNFKRINDKYGHLKGDEVLKKVADILKKHFRSYDVVARFGGDEFLILILSSESKNRIKKRLMDIRREIEKIFPEENLSVSFGIVTFPSDFKGLKNKDEIVRILISTVDSLMYKDKKKRKGML, encoded by the coding sequence ATGAGAGAGAACGTAAAGATTACTATTCTGAAGAACTTACTTGAAGAGGTTACGAAGAAGTACGACTACTTTCTCCTCCAGAGGGAAAAACTTTTGGAGGAAACCTACAAGTTATCGGTTACTGATGAATTAACAGGTCTCTACAACAGATACTACGTTCTCGACAGACTGGAGAACGAAATTGAGAGAGCTCTGAGGGAAAAGACAAGCTTCAGCGTAGTTATGTTGGACCTTGATAACTTTAAAAGGATAAACGACAAGTACGGCCACCTAAAAGGAGACGAAGTCTTAAAGAAAGTAGCAGACATTCTAAAAAAACACTTTCGTTCTTACGATGTAGTTGCAAGATTTGGAGGTGATGAGTTTCTAATCCTCATTCTATCCAGCGAAAGTAAAAACAGAATAAAGAAAAGACTGATGGACATAAGAAGGGAGATTGAGAAGATTTTCCCGGAGGAAAATCTTTCTGTTTCCTTTGGAATTGTAACTTTCCCCAGCGATTTTAAGGGATTAAAGAACAAGGATGAAATAGTAAGGATTTTAATCTCCACCGTTGATTCGTTAATGTACAAGGATAAGAAAAAGAGAAAGGGGATGTTATAG